One Mycobacterium kubicae genomic window carries:
- a CDS encoding ferredoxin, which produces MKITVDRDRCSSIGMCEGLAPDFFEVSNDGKLHILNPGPPECHRALIEDAVASCPTGALALHD; this is translated from the coding sequence ATGAAAATCACAGTCGACCGCGATCGATGCTCGTCAATCGGGATGTGTGAAGGCCTGGCTCCCGACTTCTTCGAGGTCAGTAACGATGGGAAACTCCACATCCTGAATCCTGGGCCACCCGAATGTCACAGGGCACTGATCGAAGATGCCGTGGCGAGTTGCCCCACAGGCGCGCTCGCGTTGCACGATTGA
- a CDS encoding cytochrome P450, with translation MIASTTSALKTSAERRSARPYDSADLSSTAFWAGTAADREKTYAELRKRAPISWHPRVEHTMIDDGNDRGFWAVVTHPLLVEATRRHDDFLSGQGIVMESIPQELLDTAQGFIAMDPPRHTKIRRLLASAFTPKQMRLIHHQIEANAKRVVDDLAPQGKADFVDECAALLPMHNIFDMMGVPDSMRRDIAWESRYAGGWSDPEVMGDDPVIPRLFQAMGFLGDGAREIIAARRRQPEDDLMTNLVQAEVDGEKLTEDEIVSFFILLTIAGNDTTRQSTSHAMKALTDFPDQRAWLMEDFDGRIKGAVEEFVRWATPIMTFRRTAARDCDLGGQQITEGDKVVLFYSSANWDTTVFTNPEKFDLSRDPNPHVSFGGGGIHHCLGNQLARQQLAALFRELLHRLPDIEVCGPPSYTVSTFFHGVNHLPVRFTPTT, from the coding sequence ATGATTGCCAGCACGACGTCCGCACTGAAAACGTCGGCGGAGCGGCGTTCAGCACGTCCATATGATTCTGCCGACTTGTCCTCGACTGCATTTTGGGCCGGCACCGCCGCCGACCGGGAGAAGACATACGCCGAACTGCGCAAACGTGCTCCCATCAGCTGGCACCCGCGAGTCGAGCACACCATGATCGACGACGGGAACGACCGGGGCTTTTGGGCTGTGGTTACGCATCCGTTGCTTGTCGAGGCGACCCGGCGACACGACGATTTCCTGTCAGGTCAGGGCATTGTCATGGAGTCGATCCCGCAGGAATTGCTCGACACCGCTCAAGGCTTCATTGCGATGGATCCGCCGCGTCATACCAAGATTCGACGATTGCTGGCATCCGCATTCACGCCGAAGCAGATGCGACTGATCCACCATCAGATCGAGGCCAACGCGAAGCGCGTCGTCGACGACCTGGCTCCACAGGGCAAGGCCGACTTCGTCGACGAATGCGCGGCGTTGCTGCCGATGCACAACATCTTCGACATGATGGGCGTGCCGGACTCGATGCGCCGCGACATCGCGTGGGAATCACGGTATGCCGGTGGGTGGAGCGACCCCGAGGTGATGGGCGACGACCCAGTCATACCTCGCCTTTTCCAAGCGATGGGATTCCTAGGCGACGGCGCCCGCGAAATCATCGCTGCACGTCGCCGGCAGCCCGAAGACGACCTCATGACGAACCTCGTTCAGGCTGAAGTGGACGGTGAAAAACTCACCGAAGATGAGATCGTCTCGTTTTTCATACTTCTCACGATCGCTGGGAACGACACCACGCGCCAAAGCACCAGTCATGCGATGAAAGCCTTGACCGACTTTCCCGATCAACGAGCGTGGCTGATGGAGGATTTCGACGGACGAATCAAAGGAGCGGTCGAAGAGTTCGTCCGGTGGGCCACCCCGATCATGACCTTCCGCCGAACGGCAGCTCGCGACTGCGACCTGGGCGGACAACAGATCACCGAAGGTGACAAGGTCGTACTTTTTTACAGCTCGGCCAACTGGGACACCACAGTGTTCACCAACCCGGAAAAGTTCGATTTGTCACGGGACCCCAACCCGCACGTGAGCTTCGGAGGTGGAGGTATCCACCACTGCTTGGGCAATCAGCTGGCGCGGCAGCAACTCGCCGCGCTCTTCCGGGAATTGCTGCACCGCCTGCCTGATATTGAAGTCTGCGGGCCACCCAGCTATACCGTTAGCACTTTCTTCCACGGGGTGAATCATCTTCCCGTCCGCTTCACCCCGACTACGTGA
- a CDS encoding tyrosine-type recombinase/integrase, producing the protein MRVLKSDSGYVLEGDWDGQDAVNAFLNHLAGRGFSAATVRAYAFDVANLSRFLVQQAVGLAAVDAPLVFDWIDWQGVRRTDQPTGGHRSSTPPAASTVNRRVAAVRALFEYLVMTGVCTDNPVPSPRRGQGLRQSQRGLLGHLGPGRARSGGRLVRQPQRLPESLSTNDVDAFLATLATHRDRAMVLVMLLGGLRSAEARGLLLADVDMGRRRLRVIGKGGKERHVPVDAAFFTELAAYLRWERPPGLATPQCFVVLRGPTTGAPVSEAGLRSLFRRHRETSGATRVRPHRLRHTYGTELSAAGIDLLALRALMGHVSPETTARYVHLSIEQLAAEYGAARATLAGARQ; encoded by the coding sequence ATGCGGGTACTCAAGAGCGACAGCGGATATGTCCTGGAGGGCGACTGGGACGGGCAGGACGCGGTGAACGCGTTTCTCAACCATTTGGCGGGACGGGGGTTCAGCGCGGCCACGGTGCGGGCCTACGCATTCGACGTCGCCAATTTGAGCCGGTTCCTCGTCCAGCAAGCGGTCGGGCTCGCCGCGGTCGATGCGCCGTTGGTGTTCGACTGGATCGACTGGCAAGGCGTCCGCCGAACGGACCAGCCCACCGGCGGTCACCGCTCGTCGACCCCGCCGGCAGCTTCGACGGTGAACCGCCGGGTCGCGGCAGTGCGCGCGTTATTCGAGTATCTGGTGATGACCGGTGTCTGCACCGACAATCCGGTGCCGTCGCCGCGGCGGGGACAGGGGCTGCGCCAGTCGCAGCGGGGGTTGCTCGGTCATCTGGGTCCCGGGCGTGCACGCAGTGGCGGTAGGTTGGTGCGTCAGCCGCAGCGTCTTCCGGAATCGTTGTCCACCAACGATGTCGACGCGTTCCTGGCGACACTGGCAACGCACCGGGACCGGGCGATGGTGCTGGTGATGCTACTCGGAGGGCTGCGTTCGGCCGAGGCGCGTGGCCTGCTGCTCGCCGACGTCGATATGGGCCGGCGCCGGCTTCGGGTGATCGGCAAGGGCGGCAAGGAACGTCATGTCCCGGTCGATGCGGCGTTCTTCACCGAGCTCGCCGCCTACCTGCGATGGGAGCGGCCGCCGGGGTTGGCGACGCCGCAGTGCTTCGTAGTGCTGCGCGGCCCGACGACCGGTGCACCGGTCAGCGAGGCCGGGCTGCGCAGCCTGTTCCGTCGGCACCGGGAGACCTCTGGCGCCACAAGAGTCCGCCCGCACCGTTTACGGCATACCTACGGCACCGAATTGTCGGCGGCCGGAATCGATCTGCTGGCGTTGCGGGCGTTGATGGGGCATGTCTCGCCGGAGACCACGGCCCGCTACGTGCATTTGTCGATCGAGCAGCTCGCCGCCGAATACGGTGCTGCTCGTGCGACGTTGGCCGGAGCCCGGCAGTGA
- a CDS encoding TetR/AcrR family transcriptional regulator has protein sequence MTKKSLRWGTAPPTTRDVARDLLLDAAEACLEGKGLPGTTMEDIARQAGVSRATVYRYFPSRESVVSGVILRAAERYLDRMRRRIAVHRDLGTAILDFVEVTVRAAHREPTIGLLFGSDEELAGVGLAKGTSVALFELVAEFLRPVFAAHWDQLEPGVSVDDAAEWILRTVLSLLSVRGPRHRSPEGLDAFLRRFLLPALLTNTQPCVDATSAE, from the coding sequence GTGACGAAGAAATCGTTGCGCTGGGGCACGGCACCTCCCACGACCCGCGACGTCGCCCGAGACCTCCTGCTCGATGCCGCCGAAGCGTGCCTGGAGGGCAAGGGGCTGCCGGGCACCACCATGGAGGACATCGCCAGACAGGCGGGGGTGTCGCGCGCCACGGTGTACCGCTACTTTCCAAGTCGTGAATCCGTCGTTTCCGGTGTCATCCTGCGTGCGGCCGAACGCTACCTAGACCGCATGCGTCGACGGATCGCAGTACATCGCGATTTGGGCACGGCAATACTCGATTTCGTCGAGGTCACGGTACGCGCCGCTCATCGCGAGCCGACAATCGGATTGCTGTTCGGCAGTGACGAGGAACTCGCCGGCGTGGGGTTGGCCAAGGGAACGTCGGTGGCTTTGTTTGAACTCGTGGCCGAGTTCCTTCGACCTGTCTTCGCTGCGCACTGGGACCAACTCGAGCCCGGGGTGTCGGTCGACGATGCCGCCGAATGGATCCTGCGAACCGTCCTCAGCCTGCTGTCGGTCCGCGGCCCCAGACACCGCAGCCCCGAAGGCCTCGATGCCTTTTTACGCCGATTCCTGCTTCCAGCTCTGCTCACCAACACCCAGCCTTGCGTCGATGCAACAAGTGCAGAGTAG
- a CDS encoding PaaI family thioesterase, which translates to MEFAQFNQQIAKELQNAAATTGGLSKYLDFRHTEFAAGRLVVQMDARDDLLTPFGNLHGGCLSAMVDHCLGVVFYPVIPAGSWVATTEFKLNLLQPVSSGVCVAVTEIIALGKRSGVARIDITNDGRAVCAAQGTVTVVSPRGNSS; encoded by the coding sequence ATGGAGTTCGCGCAGTTCAATCAGCAGATCGCCAAGGAATTGCAGAACGCGGCGGCAACCACGGGAGGACTCTCCAAATACCTGGATTTTCGCCACACCGAGTTCGCCGCCGGGCGGCTGGTTGTGCAGATGGATGCTCGGGACGACCTTTTGACTCCGTTCGGCAATCTGCACGGCGGATGCCTGTCAGCAATGGTCGACCACTGCTTGGGCGTGGTGTTTTACCCGGTGATCCCCGCTGGATCGTGGGTCGCCACAACCGAATTCAAGCTGAACTTGCTGCAGCCCGTGTCAAGCGGAGTATGCGTCGCCGTCACCGAGATCATCGCGCTGGGCAAGCGCAGCGGTGTCGCCAGAATCGACATCACCAACGACGGGCGCGCGGTATGTGCCGCCCAAGGAACAGTGACCGTCGTTAGCCCTAGGGGGAATTCCTCGTGA
- a CDS encoding TetR/AcrR family transcriptional regulator — MREQVLRAARTLTIEKGWDRVRMGEVAELVGVSRPTLYKEFTDKQGLGDALVVAEGERFLNGIHAVLAQHAGDVGGGITAAVSYTLKEAEASPLLKAVLTSNRPTDRTVAESTGMLPLLPTSASLLELSSAALVTWFNEHFSGLDANDVNDVADALVRLTVSHVVLPTADAETTGERISRIALRYLGVHSSAGEAR, encoded by the coding sequence ATGCGTGAGCAAGTCTTGAGGGCTGCCCGGACCCTCACTATCGAGAAGGGCTGGGATCGCGTTCGCATGGGTGAAGTCGCAGAGCTTGTCGGCGTGTCCCGCCCGACGCTCTACAAGGAGTTCACCGATAAGCAGGGACTGGGCGACGCGCTGGTTGTGGCCGAAGGCGAACGCTTCTTGAATGGCATTCACGCAGTTTTGGCACAACACGCCGGAGACGTCGGCGGGGGCATCACCGCTGCGGTGTCGTACACACTGAAGGAAGCGGAAGCGAGCCCGCTCTTGAAGGCGGTGCTGACATCGAACCGGCCTACGGACAGGACGGTCGCTGAGTCAACCGGTATGTTGCCGCTCCTGCCGACCTCTGCGTCGCTACTGGAGCTGTCCTCGGCAGCCCTCGTGACCTGGTTCAACGAGCACTTTTCAGGCCTGGACGCCAATGACGTCAATGATGTCGCCGATGCACTGGTAAGGCTGACGGTGAGTCACGTCGTGCTTCCGACCGCCGACGCCGAGACGACCGGGGAGCGCATCTCGCGGATCGCACTTCGCTATTTGGGCGTTCATTCCTCCGCAGGCGAGGCGCGTTAA
- a CDS encoding metal-dependent hydrolase yields the protein MTSESPTRPAKRVLPKARRVRFAMPAGTSRQHFVDGDLVMSHFVSTLSATFPEGEDFFIRSVRQYRDQVSDPDLQEAVKGFIAQEATHRHQHRLLNERLQAMGYPTDGIDRHIKKLVDRLEKRFSPKMRLAVTAALEHYTATFAEIILTSDEAQELIGDTEVRPILLWHALEESEHKAVAFDVFETVGGTERTRVWGMRIATVILFTELVIQTTRSLAGDRAAYNPLRLLRSLRAFRRSPLFSPDAVQRFRSYTRAGFHPDDWDSTEVLERWAKELFDSDGAQRIGSRV from the coding sequence ATGACCAGTGAGTCGCCCACACGGCCAGCAAAGAGGGTGCTGCCAAAGGCTCGCCGTGTCCGTTTCGCAATGCCTGCTGGGACCAGTCGCCAGCACTTCGTCGACGGCGACTTGGTGATGAGCCACTTTGTCTCTACCTTGTCGGCAACGTTCCCCGAGGGCGAAGACTTCTTCATCCGATCGGTGCGCCAGTACCGTGACCAGGTCAGCGACCCCGACCTCCAAGAGGCGGTCAAGGGATTCATCGCGCAGGAGGCCACCCACCGGCACCAGCATCGGCTGCTTAACGAGCGGCTCCAAGCGATGGGCTATCCGACCGACGGGATCGATCGGCACATCAAGAAGTTGGTTGACCGGCTCGAGAAGCGATTCTCTCCGAAGATGCGCCTGGCCGTGACGGCTGCCCTTGAGCACTACACGGCGACGTTCGCCGAAATCATTCTGACCAGCGACGAGGCACAAGAGCTGATCGGCGACACCGAGGTCCGGCCGATTCTGCTCTGGCACGCTTTAGAAGAATCCGAGCACAAGGCCGTCGCTTTCGACGTCTTCGAGACGGTCGGTGGAACCGAACGCACCAGGGTCTGGGGAATGCGGATTGCCACAGTCATCTTGTTCACCGAGTTGGTCATCCAGACCACTCGCTCTCTGGCGGGTGACCGCGCAGCCTACAACCCACTGCGCTTACTGCGCAGCCTTCGAGCCTTCCGTCGTTCCCCACTGTTCAGCCCGGACGCGGTGCAGCGCTTCCGTTCCTACACCCGCGCCGGCTTCCACCCCGACGACTGGGACAGCACCGAAGTCCTCGAACGCTGGGCCAAAGAACTCTTCGACTCCGATGGCGCCCAGCGAATCGGGAGCCGCGTCTAG
- a CDS encoding LLM class flavin-dependent oxidoreductase, with the protein MSTFGLSVLAPDLAAMKVTATAADQAGFDAVWASEFYTRSGSISMAAMATSTDRCRIGSSILYGVGRSPLVLATEARDLDELSGGRIVLGIGNGTKRMMSNWHSVADTSAPALRVEELVPLIRRIWNLHEGPVRHEGRFYQMNLIPSGPVDPPARDIPIITAAVRPRMCEAAGRVADGLAGHPLFTTAYVEEVVRPAVAKGAARTGRDPDDVEIVSMVMCSIHDDPEIARREVAQQIAFYASVRTYQPLLDFCGFAKQGAVIREAFARGDFAAMFDAVTDDMIDVMGVAGTASEVRAGLRRYEGVLDHIMLYPPSVGIAPERVGQNLGEMIKHCAPGQ; encoded by the coding sequence GTGAGTACCTTTGGACTCTCTGTCCTAGCCCCTGACCTTGCCGCGATGAAGGTCACCGCCACCGCGGCCGACCAGGCCGGGTTCGACGCGGTGTGGGCATCGGAGTTCTATACCCGGTCGGGATCCATCTCGATGGCGGCAATGGCCACCTCGACTGACAGGTGTCGCATCGGGTCGTCGATTCTCTACGGCGTCGGACGCAGCCCGCTGGTCTTGGCGACCGAGGCGCGCGATCTCGACGAACTGTCCGGCGGTCGCATCGTGCTCGGCATCGGCAACGGCACCAAACGGATGATGAGCAACTGGCACAGCGTCGCCGATACCAGCGCCCCCGCCCTGCGCGTCGAGGAACTCGTACCCCTTATTCGGCGCATCTGGAACCTGCACGAGGGACCAGTCCGCCACGAAGGCCGCTTCTACCAGATGAATCTCATCCCCAGCGGCCCGGTAGACCCGCCTGCGCGCGATATTCCGATCATCACCGCCGCGGTGCGCCCGCGGATGTGCGAAGCCGCCGGCCGGGTCGCTGACGGGCTGGCCGGGCATCCGCTCTTCACGACCGCCTACGTGGAGGAAGTCGTGCGGCCCGCGGTGGCCAAGGGCGCCGCACGCACCGGGCGCGATCCCGACGACGTCGAGATTGTGTCAATGGTCATGTGCTCCATCCACGACGACCCGGAAATCGCCCGTCGCGAGGTCGCGCAACAGATCGCGTTCTACGCATCAGTCAGAACCTACCAACCGCTGCTCGACTTCTGCGGATTCGCCAAACAGGGTGCCGTTATCCGAGAAGCCTTCGCACGCGGTGACTTTGCGGCCATGTTCGACGCGGTGACGGACGACATGATCGACGTGATGGGCGTCGCTGGCACCGCCAGCGAGGTGCGCGCCGGGCTGCGCCGCTACGAGGGGGTACTCGACCACATCATGCTCTACCCGCCGTCGGTGGGTATCGCACCTGAGCGGGTCGGCCAAAACCTCGGTGAGATGATCAAGCACTGCGCCCCCGGCCAGTAA
- the ltrA gene encoding group II intron reverse transcriptase/maturase, translating into MNTSALWPDPDTAELRVRRMQRKLHHWAVDESDRCFDDLYNLVYDPAFLTLAWERVRTNKGARSAGADGTAPRSVGAAEAVGLLQRLREELKERIFRPDPVREVMIPKANGKLRRLGIATVADRVVQASLKLVLEPIFEADFHPCAYGFRPGRRAQDAIAEIHHLASGSRAYHWVFEGDITACFDEISHSALMGRVRRRVGDKRVLALVKSFLKAGILSKDLGYRDTITGTPQGGILSPLLSNVALSVLDEHFAAKWKALGPEWTRAKHRRAGVPTMKIVRYADDFCVMVHGTRADAEALWDEIAAVLAPMGLRLSVEKSRICHVDEGFEFLGFRIQRQIKRGTTKHYVYTWPSKKALMSITDKVRNLTRRHKHRTLADLLRQLNPVLRGWCNYFQHGVSKRTFDYLDHFTWWRVVTWMRKRHHGLAWGVFHRRFLPNWQIREGKTAMFRPQKVEVTRYRYRGTKIITPWTARPTDITAPVA; encoded by the coding sequence GTGAATACGAGTGCTTTGTGGCCCGACCCGGACACGGCCGAGCTGCGGGTACGCAGGATGCAACGCAAACTGCACCATTGGGCGGTTGATGAAAGCGACCGCTGTTTCGATGATTTGTACAACCTCGTTTATGACCCCGCATTCCTCACCCTCGCGTGGGAGCGGGTGCGGACGAACAAGGGTGCGCGCTCAGCCGGTGCCGATGGGACCGCACCGCGGTCTGTCGGTGCGGCAGAGGCGGTCGGACTGCTTCAGCGGCTCCGCGAGGAACTCAAGGAGCGGATATTCCGGCCGGATCCGGTGCGGGAGGTGATGATCCCGAAGGCGAACGGCAAGCTCCGCCGCCTGGGTATCGCGACCGTCGCCGACCGGGTCGTGCAAGCTTCGCTGAAGCTGGTGCTGGAGCCCATTTTCGAGGCGGACTTTCATCCGTGCGCATATGGGTTCCGGCCGGGCAGGCGAGCCCAGGACGCCATCGCTGAGATCCATCACCTCGCCAGCGGCTCACGGGCCTATCACTGGGTTTTCGAGGGAGACATCACGGCGTGCTTCGATGAAATCTCGCATTCGGCCCTTATGGGCCGGGTGCGGCGACGTGTCGGGGACAAACGCGTTCTGGCCCTGGTGAAGTCGTTCCTCAAAGCCGGGATTCTCTCGAAAGATCTCGGCTACCGGGACACCATCACCGGCACTCCGCAAGGCGGAATCCTCTCACCACTGCTCAGCAATGTCGCCCTGTCCGTTCTCGACGAGCACTTCGCCGCGAAGTGGAAGGCGCTCGGCCCGGAATGGACACGTGCCAAGCATCGACGCGCCGGAGTTCCGACCATGAAAATCGTCCGCTACGCAGACGATTTCTGTGTCATGGTCCACGGCACTCGCGCTGATGCCGAAGCGCTTTGGGACGAGATCGCAGCAGTGCTCGCGCCGATGGGCCTGCGCCTGTCGGTCGAGAAGAGCAGGATCTGCCACGTCGACGAGGGGTTCGAGTTCCTCGGCTTCCGCATCCAACGGCAGATCAAAAGGGGCACGACCAAGCACTACGTCTACACCTGGCCGTCGAAGAAGGCACTTATGTCCATCACCGACAAAGTCAGGAATCTGACGCGGCGACACAAACATCGAACGCTCGCTGATCTGCTGCGCCAACTCAACCCCGTCCTGCGGGGATGGTGCAATTACTTCCAGCACGGGGTGTCCAAACGCACCTTCGACTACCTCGACCACTTCACATGGTGGCGGGTGGTGACTTGGATGCGCAAACGGCACCACGGGCTGGCGTGGGGCGTCTTCCATCGACGGTTCCTGCCCAATTGGCAAATCCGCGAAGGCAAGACGGCGATGTTTCGGCCGCAGAAGGTAGAGGTCACCCGATACCGCTACCGGGGCACGAAAATCATCACCCCTTGGACAGCGAGGCCGACGGACATCACTGCACCAGTGGCCTGA
- a CDS encoding alpha/beta fold hydrolase, which produces MTVTLERFRTTDGVTLTADCYRHDAARAVVLLLHGGGQNRHAWATTARRLHARGYTVVAYDARGHGDSAWDPTGRYDLGRLASDLLAVREHASTDRPPAVVGASLGGMTVLGTHLLAPADLWGAVVLVDITPRMEFHGARRVVSFMAAHPDGFSTLDDAADVIAEYNRHRTRPKNPDGLRKVLRQRDDGRWIWRWDPAFITSNFQFLQGDPATGAEKFDAISELLVEGARRVQAPTLLVRGVLSDVTSQQSVDEFLKVVPHAQAVDVSGTGHMVAGDDNDAFTAAVAGFLDRTISTSA; this is translated from the coding sequence ATGACCGTTACGCTCGAGCGATTCCGCACCACAGACGGCGTCACCCTCACGGCGGATTGCTACCGGCACGACGCTGCCCGCGCCGTTGTGCTGCTCCTGCACGGCGGTGGTCAAAACCGACACGCCTGGGCGACCACAGCGCGCCGCTTGCACGCTCGTGGGTACACGGTCGTCGCGTATGACGCCCGAGGTCACGGCGACAGCGCGTGGGACCCTACCGGAAGATACGACCTCGGACGGCTAGCGTCCGATCTGCTGGCCGTGCGTGAACACGCGAGCACCGACCGCCCGCCGGCCGTCGTCGGCGCATCCTTGGGCGGCATGACCGTCCTGGGCACGCACTTGCTGGCGCCCGCCGACCTGTGGGGAGCCGTCGTCCTGGTCGACATCACTCCGCGAATGGAGTTTCACGGAGCACGCCGCGTCGTGTCGTTCATGGCCGCCCATCCTGACGGGTTCAGCACGCTCGACGACGCCGCGGACGTCATTGCCGAATACAACAGACATCGCACTCGGCCCAAGAACCCGGACGGACTCCGTAAAGTCTTGCGGCAACGCGACGATGGTCGGTGGATCTGGCGATGGGATCCGGCCTTCATCACTTCCAACTTCCAGTTTCTGCAAGGTGACCCCGCGACTGGTGCCGAAAAGTTCGACGCGATCAGCGAACTGCTTGTTGAAGGGGCCCGCCGCGTGCAGGCACCCACTCTTCTGGTGCGCGGCGTCCTTTCAGATGTGACATCGCAGCAGTCGGTCGACGAATTCCTCAAGGTCGTACCGCACGCCCAAGCGGTGGACGTCTCCGGCACCGGCCACATGGTCGCAGGCGACGACAACGATGCCTTCACCGCAGCCGTCGCCGGATTTCTCGACCGCACGATAAGCACTTCAGCGTGA
- a CDS encoding tyrosine-type recombinase/integrase produces the protein MTTVLVGQPVGADEVVADYLDHVATLGLSGRAVRDRIRIARDFTARHRDLHAWMTLPAAERIAEIRDTGAWPLICHTIGTGRLRLDVELAAVKQLTGLGRAVEDRDPSGFAALRNAGIRLGWRSSWVETVLGECLAVVLAHHGGMVADLTGDALDDFDAALSRTVVPPSSRRAYRGRLASLRQLLFETAVIDTAPKRRRWARSLEQRFTEVEMPDPIRQTLLRYIGVRAAVLRPKSVESLINDLLPFAEYLTAHHPDVISLRELDRSCIEGYLKWNRTRGWRGQRAAAGAGRTVSAAVAQSAVLSLRNLLDDITAWGWAQAPPRRLVFAADVPKLDQPLPRALAPDVDAAVMNAVAHLQDPFARIGLTVLRGAGLRAGELLDLELGSIIDYGPAGTWLKVPLGKLATERMVPLSAATLAALDEWVALRGTHRPLPHPRTGVLTDFLFTRHGRRLGYTRLRNGLLTAAESAGLHRPDGGVLMVTPHQLRHTWATELANAGMSLQALMSLLGHVTPQMTIRYATLASPTLRAAYDEAMGKMRRQFTLTPVGKPILPDKVGWLHSEMLKTRVAHGYCARHESAGACPYANICETCDNYVTAPEFRDTLTDQLADVQALRTDAECRGWTDEAARHDRVAHALTDHLQRLDR, from the coding sequence GTGACCACGGTGTTGGTCGGCCAACCCGTAGGCGCCGACGAGGTGGTGGCGGATTATCTCGACCACGTCGCCACCCTGGGTTTGAGCGGGCGGGCGGTACGCGACCGGATTCGGATCGCTCGCGACTTCACCGCACGCCACCGCGACCTGCACGCCTGGATGACGCTGCCGGCAGCCGAGCGGATCGCCGAGATACGGGACACCGGGGCGTGGCCGCTGATCTGTCACACGATCGGCACCGGCCGGTTACGGCTGGACGTCGAGCTGGCCGCGGTCAAACAGTTGACCGGGCTGGGCCGCGCAGTGGAGGACCGGGATCCGAGCGGATTCGCCGCGTTGCGGAATGCGGGAATTCGGTTGGGCTGGAGGAGTTCCTGGGTCGAGACGGTCCTCGGCGAATGTCTGGCGGTAGTGCTGGCACACCACGGCGGAATGGTCGCCGACCTGACCGGCGACGCGCTCGACGACTTCGACGCCGCGCTGTCACGTACCGTGGTGCCGCCATCGTCGCGGCGGGCATACAGGGGGCGGCTGGCCAGCCTGCGGCAGCTGTTGTTCGAGACCGCGGTCATCGACACCGCGCCGAAACGCCGGCGGTGGGCCCGTAGCCTCGAGCAGCGCTTCACCGAGGTGGAGATGCCCGACCCGATCCGTCAGACGTTGCTGCGCTACATCGGCGTGCGCGCGGCGGTGCTGCGGCCCAAATCGGTCGAGTCGCTGATCAACGACCTGCTGCCCTTCGCCGAATACCTCACCGCTCACCATCCCGACGTCATCAGCCTGCGTGAACTCGACCGGAGCTGCATCGAGGGCTACCTGAAATGGAATCGCACCCGGGGCTGGCGTGGTCAGCGCGCCGCCGCGGGCGCCGGGCGCACCGTCTCGGCCGCGGTGGCCCAGTCGGCAGTGCTCAGTCTGCGCAACCTGCTCGACGACATCACCGCCTGGGGCTGGGCGCAGGCCCCACCACGGCGGTTGGTATTCGCCGCCGACGTCCCCAAACTCGACCAGCCGTTGCCACGCGCGCTAGCACCCGATGTGGACGCGGCAGTGATGAACGCCGTTGCCCACCTGCAGGATCCGTTCGCCCGCATCGGCCTGACCGTGCTGCGTGGTGCCGGCCTGCGGGCGGGGGAACTGCTCGACCTCGAACTGGGCAGCATCATCGACTACGGACCGGCCGGAACCTGGCTGAAGGTGCCACTGGGCAAGCTCGCCACCGAACGCATGGTCCCGCTCTCCGCCGCGACCCTCGCCGCGCTCGACGAGTGGGTCGCCCTCCGCGGCACGCACCGGCCGCTGCCGCACCCACGCACCGGCGTGCTCACCGACTTTCTGTTCACCCGGCACGGACGCCGCCTGGGCTACACCCGGCTGCGCAACGGGCTGCTCACCGCCGCTGAATCCGCCGGGTTGCACCGTCCCGACGGCGGCGTCCTGATGGTCACTCCACATCAGTTGCGCCACACCTGGGCCACCGAACTCGCCAACGCCGGGATGAGTCTGCAGGCCTTGATGTCCTTACTCGGGCACGTCACTCCACAAATGACGATCCGCTACGCCACCCTGGCCTCGCCCACCCTGCGCGCGGCCTACGACGAAGCGATGGGCAAGATGCGCCGCCAGTTCACCCTCACCCCGGTCGGCAAACCGATCCTGCCCGACAAGGTCGGCTGGCTGCACAGTGAAATGCTGAAAACCCGCGTTGCACACGGATACTGCGCTCGCCACGAATCCGCGGGCGCGTGCCCTTATGCCAACATCTGCGAAACCTGCGACAACTACGTCACCGCCCCCGAATTCCGCGACACGCTCACCGACCAACTCGCCGACGTCCAGGCCCTCAGAACCGACGCCGAGTGCCGCGGCTGGACCGACGAAGCCGCCCGCCACGACCGCGTCGCCCACGCCCTTACCGACCACCTCCAGCGCCTCGATCGATGA